Proteins encoded together in one Synechococcus sp. BL107 window:
- the rplX gene encoding 50S ribosomal protein L24 yields the protein MATATSKPKAVERIKMRIRKGDTVQVIAGKDKGKTGAVLRTLPNENRVIVEGVNMRTRHEKPSQEGESGRIVTEEASLHASNVMLYSTDKKVASRVEIVVEKDGTKKRKLKKTGEVLD from the coding sequence ATGGCGACAGCAACCTCCAAACCGAAGGCCGTTGAGCGCATCAAAATGCGCATCCGAAAAGGTGACACCGTTCAGGTGATTGCCGGAAAAGACAAGGGCAAAACCGGCGCAGTTCTCCGGACACTGCCCAATGAAAACCGCGTCATCGTGGAGGGCGTCAATATGCGCACCCGTCACGAGAAACCCTCCCAAGAGGGTGAAAGCGGTCGCATTGTCACCGAGGAAGCATCACTGCATGCCTCCAATGTGATGCTCTATTCCACCGATAAAAAGGTGGCAAGCCGCGTTGAAATCGTTGTCGAGAAAGACGGCACGAAGAAGCGCAAGTTGAAGAAAACCGGTGAAGTCCTCGACTGA
- the rplN gene encoding 50S ribosomal protein L14, translating into MIQQESFLTVADNSGAKRIQCIRVLGTNRRYAHVGDVIVAAVKDAMPNMGVKKSDVVKAVVVRTKATLRRETGNSIRFDDNAAVIINDDKNPKGTRVFGPVARELRERSFTKIVSLAPEVI; encoded by the coding sequence GTGATCCAACAGGAATCGTTCCTCACCGTTGCCGATAACAGCGGTGCCAAACGCATCCAGTGCATTCGTGTTCTGGGTACCAACCGTCGCTATGCCCACGTCGGCGACGTCATCGTCGCCGCTGTCAAAGATGCGATGCCCAACATGGGTGTCAAAAAGTCTGACGTGGTCAAAGCTGTGGTGGTCCGCACCAAAGCAACACTGCGTCGTGAAACCGGCAATTCGATCCGGTTTGATGACAACGCTGCCGTAATCATCAACGACGACAAAAACCCCAAGGGCACTCGCGTCTTCGGACCTGTTGCCCGCGAACTGCGTGAGCGCAGCTTCACCAAAATCGTGTCCCTCGCTCCGGAGGTGATCTGA
- the rpsQ gene encoding 30S ribosomal protein S17, whose amino-acid sequence MAVKERVGTVVSDKMEKTVVVAVETRFPHPIYQKTVSRTTRYKAHDEDNSCRVGDRVRITETRPMSRQKRWAIAEVLSHSPKAAAAEAKAEEANQ is encoded by the coding sequence ATGGCAGTTAAAGAACGGGTCGGCACCGTCGTCAGCGACAAGATGGAGAAAACAGTGGTGGTCGCGGTGGAAACCCGCTTCCCTCACCCCATCTATCAAAAGACGGTCAGCCGCACCACCCGCTACAAAGCCCACGACGAAGACAACTCCTGTCGTGTCGGAGACCGTGTTCGCATCACGGAAACCCGTCCGATGAGCCGTCAGAAACGTTGGGCGATTGCTGAAGTACTCAGCCACAGCCCAAAAGCTGCAGCTGCTGAAGCGAAAGCAGAGGAGGCCAACCAGTGA
- the rpmC gene encoding 50S ribosomal protein L29: MARPNTSEVRNLSDADITEKIDGLRRELFQLRFEQATRQLANTHRFKEARIKLAQLLTVQSERQRSTAS, translated from the coding sequence ATGGCCCGTCCCAACACCAGCGAGGTTCGCAACCTCTCCGATGCGGATATCACCGAAAAAATCGACGGTTTACGCCGCGAACTTTTTCAGCTCCGCTTCGAGCAGGCCACGCGCCAACTCGCCAACACTCACCGTTTCAAAGAGGCCCGCATCAAGCTGGCCCAGCTGCTGACGGTGCAGTCGGAGCGGCAACGCTCCACCGCGTCCTGA
- the rplP gene encoding 50S ribosomal protein L16: protein MLSPKRVKFRKQQRGRMRGVATRGNTIAFGEFALQAQECGWITSRQIEASRRAMTRYVKRGGKIWIRIFPDKPVTMRAAETRMGSGKGNPEFWVAVIKPGRILFEMGGEEITPEIAKEAMRLAQYKLPVKTKFIALGDEEKTAGAKAPAASNAVTVES, encoded by the coding sequence ATGCTGAGTCCAAAACGCGTCAAATTCCGTAAACAACAGCGAGGCCGCATGCGCGGCGTCGCCACCAGAGGCAACACGATTGCTTTTGGTGAGTTTGCGTTGCAAGCCCAAGAGTGTGGCTGGATCACCTCGCGTCAAATCGAGGCCAGCCGCCGTGCCATGACCCGCTACGTCAAACGTGGCGGCAAGATCTGGATTCGGATTTTTCCGGATAAGCCAGTCACCATGCGCGCCGCTGAAACCCGAATGGGTTCCGGTAAAGGCAACCCAGAATTCTGGGTCGCAGTGATCAAGCCAGGTCGCATTCTCTTCGAGATGGGTGGTGAAGAAATCACCCCCGAAATCGCGAAAGAAGCCATGCGCCTGGCGCAATACAAGCTGCCAGTCAAAACCAAATTCATCGCCCTCGGTGATGAGGAGAAAACAGCTGGCGCCAAAGCCCCTGCTGCTTCTAACGCCGTCACCGTGGAGTCCTGA
- the rpsC gene encoding 30S ribosomal protein S3 has translation MGHKIHPTGLRLGITQEHRSRWYASSKTYPALLQEDDRIRKFIHKKYGSAGISDVLIARKADQLEVELKTARPGVLVGRQGSGIEDLRAGIQKTVGDKSRQVRINVVEVERVDGDAFLLAEYIAQQLEKRVAFRRTIRMAVQRAQRAGVLGLKIQVSGRLNGAEIARTEWTREGRVPLHTLRADIDYATKVGKTTYGVLGIKVWVFKGEVLSEQSQTMPVGANPRRRASRRPQQFEDRSNEG, from the coding sequence ATGGGACACAAAATCCACCCAACCGGTCTGCGCCTGGGGATCACCCAGGAGCACCGGTCACGCTGGTACGCCTCCAGCAAGACATACCCGGCGCTTCTTCAAGAAGACGATCGGATTCGCAAGTTCATCCACAAGAAATACGGGTCTGCAGGTATCAGCGATGTGCTGATCGCCCGCAAAGCCGATCAACTGGAAGTTGAACTCAAAACTGCACGCCCCGGTGTCCTCGTCGGACGTCAGGGCAGCGGCATCGAAGATCTTCGTGCCGGTATCCAGAAAACTGTCGGTGACAAGAGCCGCCAAGTGCGGATCAATGTTGTCGAAGTTGAACGTGTCGACGGCGATGCGTTTCTGTTGGCCGAATACATCGCCCAACAACTGGAAAAACGTGTGGCGTTTCGCCGCACAATCCGGATGGCTGTTCAGCGCGCTCAGCGCGCTGGTGTTCTCGGCCTAAAAATCCAGGTGTCAGGCCGTTTAAACGGCGCTGAAATCGCCCGGACCGAGTGGACTCGTGAAGGTCGTGTCCCCTTGCACACCCTGCGTGCTGACATCGATTACGCCACCAAAGTGGGTAAAACCACTTACGGCGTGCTCGGTATCAAAGTTTGGGTGTTCAAGGGAGAAGTCCTGAGCGAACAGTCTCAAACGATGCCGGTCGGGGCGAACCCCCGTCGGCGGGCCAGCCGTAGGCCCCAACAGTTCGAAGACCGCTCAAACGAGGGTTGA
- the rplV gene encoding 50S ribosomal protein L22: MTSSTSTAITAQAHGRFIRGSVSKVRRVLDQIRGRTYRDALIMLEFMPYRSTGPITKVLRSAVANAENNLGLDPASLVISSASADMGPSMKRYRPRAQGRAFQIKKQTCHISIAVAVQTDS, encoded by the coding sequence ATGACTTCGTCTACATCAACGGCTATCACCGCACAGGCCCACGGACGCTTCATCCGCGGCTCTGTATCGAAGGTGCGTCGTGTACTCGACCAAATCCGAGGCCGCACCTACCGCGACGCTCTGATCATGCTCGAGTTCATGCCCTACCGCTCCACCGGCCCGATCACCAAGGTGCTTCGGTCTGCGGTAGCCAACGCCGAAAACAACCTCGGTCTCGATCCAGCCTCCTTGGTGATCTCGAGTGCCAGTGCCGACATGGGTCCTTCCATGAAGCGGTACCGGCCCCGGGCCCAAGGCCGGGCCTTCCAGATCAAGAAGCAGACCTGCCACATCAGCATTGCTGTGGCAGTTCAGACCGACTCCTGA
- the rpsS gene encoding 30S ribosomal protein S19, which produces MGRSLKKGPFIADSLLRKLEKQNDNDDKSVIKTWSRASTILPMMIGHTIAVHNGKSHIPVFITEQMVGHKLGEFAPTRTFKGHIKDKKGGR; this is translated from the coding sequence ATGGGACGTTCACTCAAAAAAGGACCGTTTATTGCTGACAGCCTGCTTCGCAAGCTTGAAAAGCAGAACGACAACGACGACAAGTCCGTGATCAAAACCTGGTCACGTGCTTCCACAATCCTGCCGATGATGATCGGCCACACCATTGCCGTTCACAACGGCAAGTCCCACATTCCAGTGTTTATCACTGAACAAATGGTGGGACACAAGCTGGGGGAGTTCGCTCCTACCCGCACCTTCAAGGGCCACATCAAAGACAAGAAAGGAGGCCGCTGA
- the rplB gene encoding 50S ribosomal protein L2 — translation MAIRKFRPYTPGTRTRVVTDFSEVTGRKPERSLVVSKHRKKGRNNRGVITCRHRGGGHKRLYRLVDFRRNKHGVTAKVAAIHYDPHRNARLALLFYADGEKRYILAPAGVQVGQTVVSGPEVPIENGNAMPLSAVPLGSSVHCVELYAGRGGQMVRTAGASAQVMAKEGDYVALKLPSTEVRLVRRECYATLGEVGNSEVRNTSLGKAGRRRWLGRRPQVRGSVMNPCDHPHGGGEGRAPIGRSGPVTPWGKPALGLKTRKRNKPSNQYVLRKRRKTSKRSRGGRDS, via the coding sequence ATGGCAATCCGTAAATTCCGCCCCTACACCCCCGGTACACGCACCCGCGTTGTCACCGATTTCAGTGAGGTCACCGGCCGCAAGCCGGAAAGAAGCCTTGTGGTGTCGAAGCACCGCAAAAAAGGCCGCAACAACAGAGGCGTCATCACTTGTCGCCACCGAGGTGGTGGTCATAAGCGTTTGTACCGCCTCGTTGATTTCCGCCGCAACAAGCACGGCGTAACCGCCAAGGTGGCTGCGATCCACTACGACCCCCATCGCAATGCGCGATTGGCCTTGCTCTTTTACGCCGATGGCGAAAAGCGCTACATCCTTGCTCCAGCAGGAGTTCAGGTGGGCCAAACCGTCGTGTCTGGGCCAGAAGTTCCGATCGAAAACGGCAACGCAATGCCGCTTTCAGCCGTACCGCTTGGTTCGAGCGTGCACTGCGTCGAGCTTTATGCCGGTCGCGGTGGACAGATGGTTCGAACCGCTGGTGCCAGTGCTCAGGTCATGGCCAAGGAAGGCGATTACGTCGCTCTCAAACTGCCCTCCACCGAGGTTCGGTTGGTCCGGCGTGAGTGCTACGCAACCCTCGGCGAAGTTGGTAACTCAGAAGTTCGCAACACAAGCCTCGGCAAAGCCGGACGTCGCCGTTGGCTCGGACGGCGGCCTCAGGTTCGAGGCAGTGTGATGAACCCCTGTGACCACCCTCACGGTGGTGGTGAGGGCCGAGCACCCATCGGTCGCTCCGGTCCTGTGACGCCTTGGGGCAAACCCGCCCTCGGTCTTAAGACCCGCAAGCGGAATAAACCCAGCAACCAATATGTGCTCCGGAAACGTCGCAAGACGTCCAAGCGGAGCCGTGGCGGACGCGATTCCTGA
- a CDS encoding 50S ribosomal protein L23, protein MTERFQSRLADVIRRPLITEKATRALELNQYTFEVDHRAAKPDIKAAIEQLFDVKVTGISTMNPPRRSRRMGRFAGKRAQVKKAVVRLAEGNSIQLFPES, encoded by the coding sequence ATGACTGAGCGTTTCCAATCCCGTCTGGCGGATGTCATTCGCCGACCACTGATTACCGAAAAGGCCACCCGTGCACTCGAGTTGAATCAGTACACCTTCGAGGTGGACCACCGCGCCGCTAAACCAGACATCAAAGCCGCCATCGAGCAGCTCTTTGATGTCAAGGTCACCGGCATCAGCACCATGAACCCTCCTCGACGATCCCGTCGGATGGGCCGCTTCGCTGGCAAACGTGCCCAAGTGAAGAAGGCAGTGGTGCGCCTAGCGGAGGGCAACTCGATCCAACTCTTCCCCGAATCCTGA
- the rplD gene encoding 50S ribosomal protein L4, with product MASCVVRDWQGKEAGKATLDLKVAKEATAVDLMHRAVLRQQAHMRQGTASTLTRSEVRGGGRKPYKQKGTGRARQGSVRTPLRPGGGIIFGPKPRSYNLAMNRKERRSALRTALMARIDDITVVKDFGTSLEAPKTREITEALGRLGIAADTKVLIVLTNPSEMVRRSVRNLEKVKLISANHLNVFDLLHANSLVVGEDALTTIQEVYGDD from the coding sequence ATGGCTAGTTGTGTAGTTCGCGATTGGCAGGGGAAGGAAGCTGGCAAGGCAACCTTGGACCTCAAAGTGGCGAAAGAAGCCACAGCAGTTGACTTGATGCACCGTGCAGTCCTGCGACAGCAGGCCCACATGCGCCAAGGCACTGCAAGCACACTCACCCGGTCAGAAGTCCGTGGTGGTGGCCGCAAGCCCTACAAGCAGAAAGGAACAGGCCGTGCAAGGCAAGGTTCTGTTCGAACTCCTCTGCGTCCAGGCGGCGGCATCATTTTTGGACCCAAGCCTCGGAGTTACAACCTTGCGATGAATCGCAAGGAACGTCGCTCGGCCCTGCGCACAGCGCTCATGGCTCGTATCGACGACATCACTGTTGTGAAGGACTTCGGGACATCCCTTGAAGCTCCAAAAACACGTGAGATCACGGAAGCCCTCGGACGCCTCGGCATCGCCGCAGACACCAAGGTGTTGATCGTTCTGACGAACCCATCCGAAATGGTCCGTCGCTCCGTCCGCAACCTGGAGAAGGTCAAGCTGATTTCAGCGAATCACCTCAACGTCTTCGACCTTCTCCACGCCAATTCTTTGGTCGTGGGAGAGGACGCTCTCACAACCATCCAGGAGGTTTACGGAGATGACTGA
- the rplC gene encoding 50S ribosomal protein L3 encodes MSIGILGKKLGMSQLFDEQGRAVPVTLIEAGPCRITQLKNDDTDGYAAVQIGFGETREKLINKPSKGHLTKSGEDLLRHLREYRVDNVDGLELGGSITVSDFEAGQKVDVSGDTMGRGFAGLQKRHGFSRGPMTHGSKNHRQPGSIGAGTTPGRIYPGKRMSGRYGGKKTTTRGLTILRVDSDRNLLVVKGSVPGKPGALLNIKPAVRVGAKPAKGGK; translated from the coding sequence ATGTCAATCGGCATTCTCGGGAAGAAGTTGGGCATGTCCCAGCTCTTCGACGAGCAGGGCAGAGCGGTCCCCGTCACTTTGATCGAGGCCGGTCCCTGCCGCATCACACAACTCAAAAACGATGACACCGATGGCTATGCCGCGGTGCAGATCGGTTTCGGCGAAACCCGCGAGAAATTGATCAACAAGCCTTCTAAAGGCCATCTCACCAAATCCGGTGAAGATCTTCTGCGACACCTACGCGAGTACCGCGTCGACAACGTCGACGGCCTCGAGTTAGGTGGGTCCATCACAGTCAGCGACTTCGAAGCTGGTCAAAAAGTGGATGTAAGCGGCGACACCATGGGTCGCGGTTTTGCAGGTCTTCAGAAACGCCACGGTTTCAGCCGCGGCCCGATGACCCACGGTTCTAAAAACCACCGGCAACCGGGCTCCATCGGTGCTGGCACCACGCCAGGACGGATCTACCCGGGTAAACGGATGTCTGGCCGTTATGGCGGCAAGAAAACAACCACCCGCGGGTTGACCATCTTGCGCGTCGATAGCGATCGCAATCTTCTGGTTGTTAAAGGTTCCGTGCCTGGCAAACCGGGCGCACTCCTGAACATCAAGCCAGCAGTGCGTGTGGGCGCAAAACCTGCCAAAGGAGGTAAGTGA
- a CDS encoding NAD(P)H-quinone oxidoreductase subunit N, whose protein sequence is MPLLLTGRGFRRDLEANGCLAVHAPLEGGAETRLLRRLRGAGYRTRMTSARGLGDPEVFLTQKHGIRPPHLGHNCVGRGAAVGEVQQVVPLIGDLLEGDDSVALWILEGQVLSRSELLSLCDLCKREPRLRIIVEMGGARSLRWQPMKALLNA, encoded by the coding sequence ATGCCCCTGCTTCTCACCGGTCGGGGATTCCGTCGAGATCTCGAAGCCAATGGATGCCTTGCCGTCCACGCTCCCCTCGAAGGAGGTGCTGAGACGCGTCTTCTCCGTCGCCTACGCGGTGCGGGGTATCGCACACGAATGACATCGGCTCGTGGCTTGGGTGACCCAGAAGTGTTTTTAACCCAAAAGCACGGAATTCGTCCGCCTCACCTTGGTCACAACTGTGTTGGACGCGGTGCAGCCGTTGGTGAGGTTCAGCAGGTTGTCCCGCTGATCGGAGATCTCCTCGAGGGAGACGATTCAGTCGCGCTGTGGATTCTCGAGGGTCAGGTTTTGTCGCGCTCAGAGCTGTTGTCTCTTTGCGATCTTTGTAAGCGAGAACCTCGCTTACGCATCATCGTGGAGATGGGTGGAGCGCGGAGCCTCCGATGGCAGCCAATGAAAGCTCTACTAAACGCCTAG
- a CDS encoding LdpA C-terminal domain-containing domain: MAANESSTKRLGPEESLVRGRWVKLICGASNQDLPAIADLCAVFATAGVHCVDVAADPAVAHAARQGLDWAESRTGWRPWLMVSLSDGLDLHFRKAWFDPAVCPPQCERPCQRVCPAEAIGDRGAVNSLLCYGCGRCLPACPYGLIEERDHRLGLGAVAELLISIRPDAIEIHTAPGHDEGFETLLQSLDQASLSLRRLAVSCGLEAHGMAAEELATTFWRRHARLRCRGFSPLWQLDGRPMSGDVGAGTARSAVQLWRAMRSIAPPGPLQLAGGTNHHTLHYLNGDEQPAGIAFGGVARRLLLPLLKEAQLRGESLREWPEGLEQAVALARELVTPWMNRPC, encoded by the coding sequence ATGGCAGCCAATGAAAGCTCTACTAAACGCCTAGGTCCTGAGGAGTCGCTGGTTCGTGGCCGTTGGGTCAAATTAATTTGTGGTGCCAGCAACCAAGATCTTCCTGCGATTGCAGACCTGTGTGCGGTGTTCGCCACAGCGGGAGTTCATTGTGTGGATGTGGCTGCCGACCCAGCCGTTGCGCATGCGGCGCGACAGGGTCTGGATTGGGCGGAGTCGCGAACGGGTTGGCGTCCATGGCTGATGGTGAGCCTCAGCGATGGATTGGACCTTCACTTTCGCAAGGCTTGGTTCGACCCGGCAGTCTGCCCGCCTCAGTGTGAACGTCCTTGTCAGCGGGTATGTCCCGCTGAAGCCATTGGCGATCGCGGAGCTGTTAACTCCTTGCTTTGCTACGGCTGCGGACGCTGCCTGCCAGCCTGTCCCTATGGCTTGATTGAGGAACGGGATCACCGACTTGGCTTGGGGGCAGTTGCAGAGCTCTTGATCTCGATACGCCCCGACGCCATTGAGATCCATACAGCTCCCGGTCATGACGAAGGTTTCGAGACCTTGTTGCAGAGCCTTGATCAGGCATCACTTTCGTTGCGACGCCTGGCCGTGAGTTGTGGTTTGGAAGCCCATGGCATGGCAGCTGAGGAACTCGCAACAACGTTTTGGCGGCGGCATGCCCGTCTGCGATGCCGCGGTTTTAGCCCGCTGTGGCAGCTCGATGGACGGCCGATGAGCGGTGATGTGGGGGCTGGGACTGCCCGCTCTGCGGTTCAGCTTTGGAGGGCGATGCGTTCCATCGCGCCTCCTGGCCCTCTCCAGTTGGCCGGTGGTACCAACCACCACACCCTGCACTATCTCAATGGCGATGAACAACCCGCAGGGATTGCTTTCGGTGGTGTGGCACGCCGGCTCCTTCTTCCGCTCTTGAAGGAGGCCCAATTGCGAGGTGAGTCGCTAAGGGAGTGGCCTGAGGGTTTGGAGCAGGCTGTGGCATTGGCGCGCGAGTTGGTGACGCCATGGATGAATCGCCCTTGCTAA
- a CDS encoding AAA family ATPase: protein MGTQRVTDDLDRLLDLLPQSVQFALSLEASHDQLLEVVLDLGRIPEARYPGRVSALGDRAITRDDLAVVVDKLGRFGADNRAGIERTLHRISAIRNRQGEVVGLTCRVGRAVFGTVAMVRDLLDSAKSLLLMGRPGVGKTTALREIARVLADEMQRRVVVIDTSNEIAGDGDIPHPAIGRARRMQVSSPERQHQVMIEAVENHMPEVIVIDEIGTELEAMAARTIAERGVMLVATAHGNALANLIKNPTLSDLVGGIQSVTLGDDEARRRRTQKTVLERAAEPTFPLAVEMHSRHRWSIHADVAATVDQLLRGQKPRVEQRELTSEGGMRRFEPEDLKGPLRRPYGAVASSLRSPRLGPSSEPKSPSLSPVDSPQPQLIDEAVRTSALQVLCCGITPQLVEQVIRRHRWPARLVDDLCDADVVLSVRQGLGRASALRRQAKDQHVPILVIKADTLPQIERALERLLSRRASAPEPNAVLVDLSGNDDELAGLEECRLAIEQVVMPQGRPVELVPRTERVRGLQAELVSRYRLRCDVFGQAEHGRLRVFPP from the coding sequence ATGGGTACGCAGCGGGTCACGGATGATCTCGATCGACTTCTCGATCTGCTGCCGCAATCGGTGCAGTTTGCGTTGTCTCTAGAAGCGAGTCATGACCAACTCCTGGAGGTGGTGCTCGATTTGGGGCGGATTCCGGAAGCGCGCTATCCAGGTCGTGTAAGCGCCTTAGGGGATCGTGCGATCACGCGAGACGATCTCGCTGTTGTGGTCGACAAATTGGGTCGGTTCGGTGCGGATAATCGCGCCGGAATTGAGCGCACCCTCCACAGAATCAGTGCCATACGAAATCGGCAGGGAGAAGTGGTTGGTCTCACATGTCGTGTCGGCCGTGCAGTGTTTGGCACCGTCGCCATGGTTCGCGACCTTCTCGACAGCGCCAAATCGTTGCTGCTGATGGGACGACCGGGGGTCGGAAAAACAACAGCATTGCGAGAAATTGCCCGAGTTCTGGCTGATGAAATGCAGCGTCGGGTTGTCGTGATCGACACCAGTAATGAGATTGCTGGTGATGGTGATATCCCCCATCCGGCGATCGGCCGGGCCCGACGGATGCAGGTCTCAAGTCCGGAACGTCAGCATCAGGTGATGATCGAGGCCGTGGAAAACCACATGCCTGAGGTCATCGTGATTGATGAAATCGGCACAGAGCTCGAAGCGATGGCAGCTCGCACCATTGCGGAGCGAGGCGTGATGCTTGTGGCGACGGCCCATGGCAACGCACTAGCCAATTTGATCAAAAACCCAACGCTGAGCGACTTGGTTGGGGGAATTCAGTCGGTCACGCTTGGGGACGACGAGGCTCGTCGTCGTCGTACGCAAAAAACCGTGTTGGAGCGTGCTGCAGAACCCACCTTTCCATTGGCGGTGGAGATGCATAGCCGGCATCGCTGGTCGATTCATGCTGATGTGGCTGCCACCGTTGATCAGCTCCTTCGTGGACAAAAACCAAGGGTTGAGCAGCGTGAACTCACCAGCGAAGGAGGGATGCGACGGTTTGAGCCAGAGGATTTAAAGGGCCCGCTGCGCCGTCCTTACGGAGCAGTTGCCTCTTCTCTTCGCTCGCCCCGCTTAGGGCCGTCATCCGAACCCAAATCACCATCGTTATCCCCTGTCGATTCGCCCCAGCCCCAGCTAATCGACGAAGCCGTGCGCACCAGTGCTCTTCAGGTGCTGTGTTGTGGGATCACACCGCAATTGGTGGAGCAGGTGATTCGACGTCATCGCTGGCCAGCTCGCCTCGTCGACGACCTTTGTGATGCTGATGTGGTCCTCAGCGTGCGGCAAGGACTCGGCCGTGCGTCTGCATTGCGTCGTCAAGCCAAAGACCAGCACGTGCCGATCTTGGTAATCAAAGCTGACACCCTTCCGCAAATCGAGCGTGCTTTAGAGCGCCTTTTGAGTCGACGAGCTTCTGCTCCTGAGCCAAATGCTGTCCTGGTTGATTTAAGCGGAAACGATGATGAGCTCGCCGGTTTAGAGGAATGCCGCCTGGCGATTGAACAGGTGGTGATGCCTCAAGGCCGACCTGTTGAGCTCGTGCCCCGAACGGAACGGGTGCGAGGTTTGCAGGCCGAATTGGTGAGCCGGTATCGCTTGCGTTGTGATGTCTTTGGGCAAGCGGAACATGGTCGACTCAGGGTGTTCCCTCCCTAA
- a CDS encoding HAD family hydrolase, whose protein sequence is MSDRPLVVFDFDGVIVDGMAEYWWSSWHASCALGADVSGLTSDVVPDAFRILRPWVHHGWEMVLLAAELPQLDLQHWLNDYAGQQRRAMERRGWQPDQLQPALDQTRQEAVRSDRAAWLALHRPFPGLVERLQSLDGEGVDWAVLTTKSAAFTAELLESLALTPWRLDGREAGAKPDVLRRLQTQRRVHSFIEDRRATLEMVCSTPGLESLQCWLVRWGYLKPSDLIGLPSGIQLIDLVAFAKPLAHWP, encoded by the coding sequence ATGTCGGACCGTCCTCTCGTTGTTTTCGATTTCGACGGAGTCATCGTCGACGGAATGGCCGAATATTGGTGGAGCTCCTGGCATGCCAGTTGCGCACTTGGGGCAGACGTGTCGGGTTTGACCTCGGATGTCGTGCCTGACGCATTTCGAATTCTGCGCCCTTGGGTCCACCACGGCTGGGAAATGGTGTTGCTCGCCGCTGAGCTTCCTCAGCTGGATCTGCAGCATTGGCTGAATGATTACGCCGGGCAGCAACGCCGAGCGATGGAGCGTCGTGGTTGGCAGCCCGATCAGTTGCAGCCTGCGCTCGATCAAACACGACAGGAGGCGGTCCGCAGTGATCGCGCTGCATGGTTGGCGTTGCATCGCCCCTTCCCAGGCTTGGTGGAGCGGCTGCAATCCCTGGATGGTGAGGGTGTTGATTGGGCGGTTTTAACAACAAAGAGCGCAGCTTTTACGGCTGAATTGCTGGAGAGTCTCGCTTTGACGCCTTGGCGCCTGGATGGGCGAGAGGCCGGGGCGAAGCCTGATGTGTTGCGGCGCTTGCAAACCCAGCGTCGCGTCCATTCCTTCATCGAAGATCGGCGCGCAACGCTGGAAATGGTTTGCTCGACGCCTGGGCTGGAGTCTCTTCAGTGCTGGTTAGTTCGATGGGGCTATCTGAAACCCTCTGACCTCATTGGATTGCCATCTGGCATCCAGCTGATTGATTTGGTTGCTTTTGCCAAACCCCTAGCGCACTGGCCATAA